ATCCTGATGCTGGCCACCGGCGACACCATGGCCCACGCCCGCCGTGGCGACACACCGGTGGTGCTCACCGGCGCCGAACTGCTGGCCACGGCCGGCCCACCCCCGCCGGGCACCGAGGTCGACGTGCGGGACCTGACCGTCGGCCCCAGCTGGGACCTCGACAGCGGCGACCAGCTCACCCTGGCCCGGCGGGTCCGCGCCGGACTGCTCGACGACGGCCACGACGCGGTGGTGCTCACCCACGGCATCGACACCGTCGAGGAGACCGCCTTCCTGACCGACCTGCTGCTGGCCCCGGACCTGCCCGGCACGGTGGTGCTGGCCACCGCCGTACGGCGCGCCCACCAGCGTGACGCCGACGCACCGGCCGCCCTGCGTACCGCGCTCACCGCCGCCGCCGACCCGGCGCTGCGCCACCACGGGGTGCTGGTGTGCGCCGACGGTGACCTGCCCGCCGCCCGCTGGGTCACCACCGGCGGCCACACCGCCCTGACCTCCGCACCGCACCCACCGGTGGCCCGCCTCGACGACGGCCGGATCCGCATCGTCGGCACGCCGCCGCCACGCCCACCGGGCCCATCCGGGCAGCCTGCCCGCGACGTGGCGCTGATCAGGTGCTACCCCGGCATCGACGCGACCCTGGTGACCGCGGCCGTCGACGCCGGAGCCGCCGGCATCGTGCTGGAGGGCACCGGGGTCGGCAACGTGCCGGTCGGCCTGCTGGGCGCGGTCGCCGAGTGCACCGAGTGGGGCATCCCCGCCGGTGGTGGCCGCCCGCCGCCGAAGCGACGGCCACGACTGGGGCGACCTGCTGCCCCCCGACGGGCTCGCCGCCGGCATGGGTGCCATCCACGCCCGGGACCTGCCCGCCGGCAAGGCCCGCCTGGCGTTGATGGTGGCCCTCGGCGGCGGTGGGGTCGAGGCGGTGCGGCAGTGGTTCAGCCAGCTGTGACCGGCACCGCCGGTGGGCCGGGCCGCACCGGAGCGGCGGTGCTGTCGCGTACGGTCAACCGTGGTGCCAGCAGAGTGGCCGGCGGCACCACCTCGTCACGCAGCTTGCCCATCAGCAGGTGCACCGCCTGACGGGCCAGCTCCTCGGCCGGCACCGGCACCGAGGTGACCATCGGGCTGGCCTGCTCGGCGAACTGGTCCGGGCAGATGCCCACCACCGAGACGTCCTGCGGCACCCGTCGACCCAGCCCCGGCAACGCGGCCAACACCGGGCCGACCGCCGCCTCGTTCTGCACCACCAGCGCCGACAGGTCCGGATGCTGCTCCCACAGCTCCACCAACGTCTGGCGCACCGCCGCCGCGCCCTCCTCGCAGGGCCGGGCCACCGCCTGCACACCACACGCCGCGGCGGCCTCGACGACACCGGCCCGGGTACGGTGGGCAAACCCGGTGCCCCGGTCGTAGACGGCAGCCGGGGCGCCCAACAGGGCGATCCGCCGGTGTCCCAGCCCCGCCAGGTGCTGCACGCAGAGCTGACCGGCCTGGTGGAAGTCCAGGTCCACGCAGGTCAACCCGGCGGCGTCGGCGGGAAAACCGATCAGCACACTGGGCCGGGCCAGCTCCCGCAGCAGCGGCACCCGGCAGTCGTCCAGCTCCACGTCCATCAGCACGATGCCGTCGACCATGGCGCTGGCCGCGATGCGCCGCAGTCCGGCCGGGCCCTCGTCGGAGGTCACCAGCAGCACGTCGTGGTCGAAGCCCCGGGCGGTGGTCACCACCGCCATGGCGAACTGCATCACCACCGGCACCTGCATCCCGGAGCGCAGCGGCAGCACCAACGCGATCACGTTGGCCCGGCGGCTGGCCAGGGCCCGTGCCCCGGCGTTGGGGTGGTACCCCAACGCCCGGACGCTGGCCAGCACCCGGTTGCGGGTGACCTCGGAGATGGCCCGTTTGCCGCTGAGCACGTACGACACGGTGCTGCCGGCCACCCCGGCGTGCCGGGCGACGTCGGTGATGGTGACCTGGTCGGGTGACTTCACCGGCCGCACCGCCGACCGGTCGCGGGGCTCACCGCGGGCCGCCGCTGCGCATCGCCGGCACGACCTCGGGCCGGGTCGCCGGTTCGTCGGCCCGGACCGCGACCGTGCCGACCAGCCGCACGTCCCGGCAGGAGCGGCCGACCAGGACACTGTGGGTGGCGGTCTCCACCACGTGGGCCTCGCGGGACTCGTCCCAGTAGCCCAGGTCCGCCGCGCGCAGCCGCAGCCGGACCACCCGCCGCTGCCCGGGATCCAGGCTGACCCGGGCGAAGTCACGTAGCTGCCGCAACGGCTGCTTGACCGCCGAGCGGCGCTGCCGGGTGTAGAGCTGCACCACTTCCTCGCCGGGGCGGCTCCCGCTGTTGGTGACCTCGACGCTCACCACGACCTCCTCACCCACGGTCATCGTCGTCGCGCTCAGGTGAAGATCAGCGTAGTCGACGGTGGTGTAGCTCAGCCCGTGGCCGAACGGGTACAGCGGGTCGCCCCGGTGGTACAGGTAGGTGGCGTCGGCGCCGATGACGTCGTAGTCGAGCAGGTCGGGCAGGTCTGCGGCGTCGGCGTACCAGGTCTGGGTGAGCCGGCCGGCCGGCTCGGTCTCGCCGGTCAGCACCGCCGCCACCCCCGTGCCGTGTTCCTGGCCGCCGTGGGCCGACCAGAGCACCGCCGGTACGTGCCGGTCGGCCCAGCCGACGGCGTAGGGGTAGCTGCTGGTGAGCACCAGCACGGTACGCGGGTTGGCCGCGCGTACCGCCCGCAGTAGCGCCTCCTGCGCCGCGGGCAACGCCAGGTCGACGCGGTCCTCGGTCTCCCGTCCGTTGACCATCGGATGGTTGCCCAGCGCCACCACGGCCACGTCGGCCGCGGCGGCCACCGCGGCGGCCTCGGCGGCGCCGTCGACGAGCAGGTCGACGGCGAACGCGGTGGCCTCGTGCGGCCCGGTGGCGTCGGCGCGCAGCACACCGTCGGTGCCGACGGTGACGTACCGGTCGCCGGCCACGTGGTGCAGCAGGACGGTGTGGTCGGGGCGGCGGTGCCAGCGGAACGTCTCCCGCACCACCCAGCCGCCGGGGCCCGGGCGGTCGTTGACCAGCCGCGCGTCGTCGTCGACGCCGACGTGCCGGCCGTTGGCCACCGACCGCAGCGCCAGCAGCCCGGCCCCCCAGTCGAACACGTCGAAGCCGGCCGGGTCGGCGCCGAGGGTCAACGGGCCGCCGTCGGCGCCGGCCGGGCCGCCGACGTGCCGGTCGCCGAGGCGTAACGCGATCCGGTCCGCCCCGGCGTGGGTGGTCACCGCGGGCAGCCGCTGGGCCAGCCCGGCGTAGGTGGTGACCGCGTACGGCGGGGTGCCGCTGTACCAGTCCTGGTACACCGTGTCGGCGAGCGGGCCGAGCACCGCCACCTGCCCGGTGGTGGCCGGGTCCAGGGGCAGCAGCCCGTCGTTGCGCAGCAGCACGACCGACCGGGCGGCGGCGGTACGCGCCAACTGCCGGTGTGCCGGACAGTCGAGCGCCTGTGGTGCCGGGTGGGCCCACGGGTCGTCGGTGTCGGGGCCCAGGTCGCCCAGGTGGGCCCGGACGGTCAGGATCCGCCGGACGGCCCGGTCCACGTCGGCCTCGGTGACCAGGTCGCGGTGCAGCGCCTCGGTCAGCCGGTTGATGGTGGGTGCGCTGTCGGTGTCGTCCTCGGTGAAGCTGTCGATGCCGGCGCGTAGCGCGGCGGCGAACCCGGCGACATGGTCGGGCAGGTGGGCCTGCACGCCGGC
Above is a window of Micromonospora yangpuensis DNA encoding:
- a CDS encoding beta-glucosidase family protein, with amino-acid sequence MTDHTDRSTDPWPAARVDDLLGQLTLPEKLGLLHQWQAPVDRLGLPPFRTGTEALHGVAWLGPATVFPQVIGLASTWDAELIRAVGAAVGTEVRVRHHHDPDRVGLNVWAPVVNPLRDPRWGRNEEGWAEDPWLTGLLATAYARGLRGEDPHRWRTAPTLKHFCGYNNETDRATTSSDLPARVLHEYELPAFRAPLAAGAAVAVMASYNLVNGIPAHLSPLIAQQLRRWAPTEIMVVGDAGAVTNIAGVQAHLPDHVAGFAAALRAGIDSFTEDDTDSAPTINRLTEALHRDLVTEADVDRAVRRILTVRAHLGDLGPDTDDPWAHPAPQALDCPAHRQLARTAAARSVVLLRNDGLLPLDPATTGQVAVLGPLADTVYQDWYSGTPPYAVTTYAGLAQRLPAVTTHAGADRIALRLGDRHVGGPAGADGGPLTLGADPAGFDVFDWGAGLLALRSVANGRHVGVDDDARLVNDRPGPGGWVVRETFRWHRRPDHTVLLHHVAGDRYVTVGTDGVLRADATGPHEATAFAVDLLVDGAAEAAAVAAAADVAVVALGNHPMVNGRETEDRVDLALPAAQEALLRAVRAANPRTVLVLTSSYPYAVGWADRHVPAVLWSAHGGQEHGTGVAAVLTGETEPAGRLTQTWYADAADLPDLLDYDVIGADATYLYHRGDPLYPFGHGLSYTTVDYADLHLSATTMTVGEEVVVSVEVTNSGSRPGEEVVQLYTRQRRSAVKQPLRQLRDFARVSLDPGQRRVVRLRLRAADLGYWDESREAHVVETATHSVLVGRSCRDVRLVGTVAVRADEPATRPEVVPAMRSGGPR
- a CDS encoding LacI family DNA-binding transcriptional regulator, with amino-acid sequence MKSPDQVTITDVARHAGVAGSTVSYVLSGKRAISEVTRNRVLASVRALGYHPNAGARALASRRANVIALVLPLRSGMQVPVVMQFAMAVVTTARGFDHDVLLVTSDEGPAGLRRIAASAMVDGIVLMDVELDDCRVPLLRELARPSVLIGFPADAAGLTCVDLDFHQAGQLCVQHLAGLGHRRIALLGAPAAVYDRGTGFAHRTRAGVVEAAAACGVQAVARPCEEGAAAVRQTLVELWEQHPDLSALVVQNEAAVGPVLAALPGLGRRVPQDVSVVGICPDQFAEQASPMVTSVPVPAEELARQAVHLLMGKLRDEVVPPATLLAPRLTVRDSTAAPVRPGPPAVPVTAG